In Streptomyces durocortorensis, a genomic segment contains:
- the fmt gene encoding methionyl-tRNA formyltransferase: protein MKLVFAGTPEVAVPALDALIASDRHEVAAVVTRPDAPAGRGRRLVASPVAERGEEAGIEVLKPAKPRDEAFLARLREIAPDCCPVVAYGALLPKVALDVPARGWVNLHFSLLPAWRGAAPVQHSLMAGDEVTGASTFLIEEGLDSGPVYGVLTEEIRPTDTSGDLLTRLAFAGAGLLAATMDGIEDGTLHAVPQPHEGVTQAPKITVEDAQVQWSAPALRVDRVVRGCTPAPGAWTLFRGERLKLIQATPVLDRTDLAPGELSAAKNNVYAGTGSHAVELLWVQPQGKKPMKAADWARGVRIVHGELLGS from the coding sequence ATGAAGCTCGTCTTCGCCGGCACCCCCGAGGTCGCCGTCCCCGCCCTGGACGCCCTGATCGCCTCCGACCGCCACGAGGTCGCCGCCGTCGTGACCCGTCCCGACGCCCCCGCCGGCCGGGGCCGACGGCTCGTCGCGAGCCCGGTGGCCGAACGGGGCGAGGAGGCGGGGATCGAGGTGCTCAAGCCCGCCAAACCCCGGGACGAGGCGTTCCTCGCCCGGCTGCGCGAGATCGCCCCGGACTGCTGCCCGGTCGTCGCCTACGGGGCGCTGCTGCCCAAGGTCGCCCTGGACGTGCCCGCGCGCGGCTGGGTCAACCTGCACTTCTCGCTGCTTCCCGCCTGGCGCGGGGCCGCGCCCGTGCAGCACTCCCTGATGGCCGGGGACGAGGTGACCGGCGCGTCCACCTTCCTGATCGAGGAGGGGCTGGACTCCGGCCCGGTCTACGGCGTCCTCACCGAGGAGATCCGCCCCACCGACACCAGCGGCGACCTGCTCACCCGGCTCGCCTTCGCGGGGGCCGGGCTGCTCGCCGCGACCATGGACGGCATCGAGGACGGCACCCTGCACGCCGTGCCCCAGCCGCACGAGGGCGTCACCCAGGCCCCGAAGATCACCGTCGAGGACGCCCAGGTCCAGTGGTCGGCCCCCGCCCTGCGGGTCGACCGGGTCGTGCGGGGCTGCACCCCGGCCCCCGGCGCCTGGACCCTGTTCCGCGGCGAGCGGCTGAAGCTGATCCAGGCCACGCCCGTCTTGGACCGGACCGACCTGGCTCCCGGCGAGCTCTCCGCCGCCAAGAACAACGTGTACGCGGGCACCGGTTCGCACGCCGTCGAGCTGCTGTGGGTCCAGCCGCAGGGCAAGAAGCCGATGAAGGCCGCCGACTGGGCACGCGGTGTCCGCATCGTCCACGGCGAGCTGCTGGGGTCGTAG
- a CDS encoding primosomal protein N': MSSENEQSAEPGTGAAEPGTGAPEQLALIRETVRRAKVPRAKPRTWRGAALAGELPVARVLVNKGVLHLDQYFDYAVPEELDADAQPGVRVRVRFGAGGRNVQGGRREGGGLIDGFIIERRADSDYQGALAALAYVVSPEPVLGPELLALSRAVADRYAGSLADVLQLAVPPRNGRAESKPSPEPLPPPPPPQPGTWERYAQGPAFLRALAEGGAPRAVWTALPGPHWPAEIAGAVAATLSSGRGALVVVPDGRAAGRVDAALTELLGAGRHALLTADSGPEKRYRQWLAVRRGSVRAVVGTRAAMFAPVQHLGLVVIWDDGDSSHSDDNAPFPHVREVLELRAAQGRCGFLLGGTSCTVEAAQLVESGWALPLLADREQLRRAAPLIRTVGDGELARDGAARSARLPSLAWQTVRDGLRSGPVLVQVPRRGYAPRLACERCRTPARCRHCAGPLQAPDQQDLNCAWCGRAERSWHCAECGSPRLRAQIVGARRTAEELGRAFPAVPVRTSGRDHILDAVPDAPALVVSTPGAEPVAEGGYAAALLLDGWAMLGRPDLRAGEEALRRWTAAGALVRGQEEGGTVVIVAEPTERAVQALVRWDPAGFARRELAERAELGFPPVSRMASVTGPADSLGSFLQTAGLPPEAEILGPVPVPPAGPGRPRRPGEAPPGETWERALIRVVPGRGAALASALKAAQAARTAKGVGDQVRIRIDPPDIG; encoded by the coding sequence GTGAGCAGCGAGAACGAGCAGTCCGCCGAGCCCGGGACCGGGGCGGCCGAGCCCGGGACCGGGGCGCCGGAGCAGCTTGCGCTGATCCGGGAGACGGTGCGCCGGGCGAAGGTGCCGCGCGCCAAGCCGCGGACCTGGCGCGGCGCCGCGCTCGCCGGGGAGCTGCCCGTCGCCCGCGTCCTGGTCAACAAGGGCGTCCTCCATCTCGACCAGTATTTCGACTACGCGGTCCCCGAGGAGCTGGACGCCGACGCCCAGCCGGGTGTGCGGGTGCGGGTGCGGTTCGGGGCGGGCGGGCGCAATGTCCAGGGCGGGCGGCGCGAGGGCGGCGGCCTGATCGACGGCTTCATCATCGAGCGCCGCGCCGACTCCGACTACCAGGGCGCGCTGGCCGCCCTGGCCTACGTGGTCTCCCCGGAGCCGGTCCTCGGGCCCGAGCTGCTCGCCCTCTCCCGCGCGGTCGCCGACCGGTATGCGGGCAGCCTTGCCGACGTCCTCCAGCTCGCCGTCCCGCCCCGCAACGGCCGCGCCGAGTCCAAGCCCTCCCCGGAGCCGCTGCCGCCGCCCCCGCCTCCGCAGCCGGGCACCTGGGAGCGGTATGCCCAGGGCCCGGCCTTTCTGCGCGCCCTGGCCGAGGGCGGCGCCCCGCGCGCGGTGTGGACCGCCCTGCCCGGGCCGCACTGGCCCGCCGAGATCGCGGGGGCCGTCGCGGCGACGCTCTCCTCGGGGCGGGGCGCCCTCGTCGTGGTCCCCGACGGGCGGGCCGCCGGACGGGTCGACGCGGCGCTGACCGAGCTGCTCGGCGCGGGCCGGCACGCGCTGCTCACCGCCGACTCCGGCCCGGAGAAGCGCTACCGCCAGTGGCTCGCGGTGCGCCGGGGCTCCGTGCGGGCGGTCGTGGGGACCCGGGCCGCGATGTTCGCCCCCGTCCAGCACCTCGGCCTGGTGGTCATCTGGGATGACGGGGACTCCAGCCACAGCGACGACAACGCCCCCTTCCCGCATGTCCGCGAGGTCCTGGAGCTGCGGGCCGCGCAGGGCCGCTGCGGCTTCCTGCTCGGCGGCACCAGCTGCACGGTGGAGGCGGCCCAGCTGGTGGAGAGCGGCTGGGCGCTGCCGCTCCTCGCGGACCGGGAGCAGCTGCGCCGGGCCGCGCCCCTGATCCGTACGGTCGGGGACGGCGAGCTGGCCCGGGACGGCGCTGCCCGCTCCGCCCGGCTGCCCAGCCTCGCCTGGCAGACCGTGCGCGACGGCCTGCGCAGCGGCCCGGTGCTGGTCCAGGTTCCCCGGAGGGGTTACGCCCCCCGCCTCGCCTGCGAACGCTGTCGCACCCCCGCCCGCTGCCGCCACTGCGCGGGCCCGCTCCAGGCCCCGGACCAGCAGGATCTGAACTGCGCCTGGTGCGGGCGGGCCGAGCGGTCCTGGCACTGCGCGGAGTGCGGCTCCCCCCGGCTCCGCGCCCAGATCGTCGGCGCCCGCCGCACCGCCGAGGAGCTGGGCCGGGCCTTCCCCGCCGTGCCGGTCCGTACCTCGGGGCGCGACCACATCCTGGACGCGGTGCCGGACGCGCCCGCGCTGGTCGTCAGCACCCCCGGCGCGGAGCCCGTGGCCGAGGGCGGTTACGCCGCCGCGCTGCTCCTGGACGGCTGGGCCATGCTCGGCAGGCCGGACCTGCGGGCGGGCGAGGAGGCGCTGCGCCGCTGGACGGCCGCGGGCGCGCTGGTGCGGGGGCAGGAGGAGGGCGGCACGGTGGTCATCGTGGCCGAGCCGACGGAACGGGCGGTGCAGGCCCTGGTCCGCTGGGACCCGGCCGGTTTCGCCCGCCGCGAGCTGGCGGAGCGGGCCGAGCTGGGCTTCCCGCCGGTCTCCCGAATGGCCTCGGTGACCGGCCCGGCCGATTCCCTGGGCTCGTTCCTCCAGACCGCCGGCCTGCCGCCTGAGGCCGAGATCCTGGGCCCGGTGCCGGTTCCGCCGGCCGGGCCGGGAAGGCCCCGCAGGCCGGGAGAGGCCCCACCGGGCGAGACTTGGGAGCGCGCCCTCATCCGGGTGGTCCCGGGCCGCGGCGCGGCCCTCGCAAGCGCCCTGAAGGCGGCACAGGCGGCGCGCACGGCCAAGGGCGTCGGCGACCAGGTGCGCATCCGGATCGACCCGCCGGACATCGGCTGA
- the metK gene encoding methionine adenosyltransferase, which yields MSRRLFTSESVTEGHPDKIADQISDTILDALLREDPASRVAVETLITTGLVHVAGEVTTKAYADIPNLVRNKVLEIGYDSSKKGFDGASCGVSVSIGAQSPDIAQGVDTAYEKRVEGDEDELDKQGAGDQGLMFGYACDETPELMPLPIHLAHRLSRRLSEVRKNGTIPYLRPDGKTQVTIEYDGDKAVRLDTVVVSSQHASDIDLDSLLAPDIREFVVEHVLAQLVEDGIKLDTEGYRLLVNPTGRFEIGGPMGDAGLTGRKIIIDTYGGMARHGGGAFSGKDPSKVDRSAAYAMRWVAKNVVAAGLATRCEVQVAYAIGKAEPVGLFVETFGTAAVDTEKIENAIGEVFDLRPAAIIRDLDLLRPIYAQTAAYGHFGRELPDFTWERTDRVDALRAAAGL from the coding sequence GTGTCCCGCCGTCTCTTCACCTCGGAATCCGTCACCGAGGGTCACCCCGACAAGATCGCTGACCAGATCAGCGACACGATTCTCGACGCGCTCCTGCGCGAGGACCCCGCCTCGCGCGTCGCCGTCGAGACCTTGATCACCACTGGTCTGGTGCATGTCGCGGGCGAGGTCACCACCAAGGCCTACGCCGACATCCCCAACCTCGTGCGCAACAAGGTGCTGGAGATCGGCTACGACTCCTCCAAAAAGGGCTTCGACGGTGCTTCCTGTGGCGTCTCGGTCTCCATCGGAGCGCAGTCGCCGGACATCGCACAGGGCGTCGACACCGCTTACGAGAAGCGGGTCGAGGGCGATGAGGACGAGCTCGACAAGCAGGGCGCGGGCGACCAGGGCCTGATGTTCGGCTACGCCTGCGACGAGACCCCGGAGCTGATGCCGCTCCCGATCCACCTCGCCCACCGCCTCTCCCGGCGGCTGTCCGAGGTGCGGAAGAACGGGACCATCCCCTACCTCCGTCCCGACGGCAAGACCCAGGTCACCATCGAGTACGACGGTGACAAGGCGGTCCGCCTGGACACCGTGGTGGTCTCCTCGCAGCACGCCTCCGACATCGACCTGGACTCGCTGCTCGCGCCCGACATCCGTGAGTTCGTCGTCGAGCACGTGCTCGCGCAGCTCGTCGAGGACGGCATCAAGCTGGACACCGAGGGCTACCGCCTCCTGGTGAACCCCACCGGCCGTTTCGAGATCGGCGGCCCGATGGGGGACGCGGGTCTGACCGGGCGCAAGATCATCATCGACACCTACGGCGGCATGGCCCGCCACGGCGGCGGTGCCTTCTCGGGCAAGGACCCGTCCAAGGTCGACCGTTCCGCGGCGTACGCGATGCGCTGGGTCGCCAAGAACGTGGTGGCCGCCGGGCTCGCCACCCGCTGCGAGGTCCAGGTCGCGTACGCGATCGGCAAGGCCGAGCCGGTCGGTCTCTTCGTCGAGACCTTCGGCACCGCGGCCGTGGACACCGAGAAGATCGAGAACGCCATCGGTGAGGTCTTCGACCTCCGCCCGGCCGCGATCATCCGGGACCTCGACCTGCTCCGCCCGATCTACGCCCAGACCGCCGCGTACGGCCACTTCGGCCGTGAGCTGCCGGACTTCACCTGGGAGCGCACGGACCGCGTGGACGCCCTGCGCGCGGCAGCCGGTCTCTAG
- the coaBC gene encoding bifunctional phosphopantothenoylcysteine decarboxylase/phosphopantothenate--cysteine ligase CoaBC encodes MDKPKVVLGVSGGIAAYKACELLRRLTESGHDVRVVPTASSLHFVGAATWSALSGHPVSDQVWDDVHEVPHVRIGQEADLVVVAPATADMLARAAHGLADDLLTNTLLTARCPVVFAPAMHTEMWEHPATRENVATLRRRGAVVIEPAVGRLTGVDTGKGRLPDPGEIFEVCRRVLARGVTEPDLAGRHVVISAGGTREPLDPVRFLGNRSSGKQGYALARTAVARGARVTLIEANTGLPDPAGADVLRVGTAVQLREAVLKAAADADAVVMAAAVADFRPADYAPGKIKKKDGEEAPAVPLVRNPDILAEVAAERARPDQIVVGFAAETDDVLANGREKLRRKGCDLLVVNEVGERKTFGSEENEAVVLAADGQETPVPYGPKEALADTVWDLVSGRFQPIS; translated from the coding sequence GTGGACAAGCCGAAGGTGGTCCTGGGGGTCAGCGGGGGCATCGCCGCCTACAAGGCGTGCGAGCTGCTGCGCCGGCTGACCGAGTCCGGCCATGACGTACGGGTCGTCCCGACCGCCTCCTCGCTGCACTTCGTGGGCGCCGCGACCTGGTCGGCGCTCTCCGGGCACCCCGTCTCCGACCAGGTCTGGGACGACGTGCACGAAGTCCCGCACGTACGGATCGGGCAGGAGGCCGACCTCGTGGTGGTCGCCCCGGCGACCGCCGACATGCTGGCCAGGGCGGCCCACGGGCTCGCCGACGATCTGCTCACCAACACCCTGCTGACCGCCCGCTGTCCGGTGGTCTTCGCGCCCGCCATGCACACCGAGATGTGGGAGCACCCGGCCACCCGGGAGAACGTCGCGACGCTGCGACGCCGGGGCGCCGTCGTCATCGAGCCCGCCGTCGGGCGGCTCACCGGCGTCGACACCGGCAAGGGCCGGCTGCCCGACCCGGGCGAGATCTTCGAGGTCTGCCGCCGGGTGCTGGCGCGCGGGGTCACCGAGCCCGACCTCGCGGGCCGCCATGTGGTGATCAGTGCGGGCGGCACGCGCGAGCCGCTGGACCCGGTGCGCTTCCTCGGCAACCGCTCCTCCGGCAAGCAGGGGTACGCGCTGGCGCGCACGGCGGTCGCCCGCGGCGCCCGGGTCACCCTGATCGAGGCCAACACCGGGCTGCCCGACCCGGCCGGGGCCGACGTCCTGCGGGTCGGCACCGCCGTACAGCTGCGGGAGGCCGTGCTGAAGGCGGCCGCCGACGCGGACGCCGTGGTGATGGCGGCCGCGGTGGCCGACTTCCGTCCCGCCGACTACGCCCCGGGCAAGATCAAGAAGAAGGACGGCGAGGAGGCCCCCGCCGTCCCGCTGGTCCGTAACCCCGACATCCTCGCCGAGGTCGCCGCCGAGCGGGCTCGGCCGGACCAGATCGTCGTGGGCTTCGCCGCCGAGACCGATGATGTACTGGCCAACGGCCGTGAGAAGCTCCGCCGCAAGGGCTGCGACCTGCTCGTGGTCAACGAGGTGGGGGAGCGCAAGACCTTCGGCTCCGAGGAGAACGAAGCGGTCGTCCTCGCGGCCGACGGCCAGGAGACACCGGTTCCGTACGGTCCCAAGGAAGCGCTCGCCGACACGGTCTGGGACCTGGTTTCGGGAAGGTTCCAGCCGATTTCATAA
- the rpoZ gene encoding DNA-directed RNA polymerase subunit omega, with product MSSSITTPEGIINPPIDELLEATDSKYSLVIYAAKRARQINAYYSQLGEGLLEYVGPLVDTHVHEKPLSIALREINAGLLTSEAIEGPAQ from the coding sequence GTGTCCTCTTCCATCACCACGCCCGAGGGCATCATCAACCCGCCGATTGATGAGCTCCTTGAGGCCACCGACTCGAAGTACAGCCTGGTGATCTACGCGGCCAAGCGCGCCCGCCAGATCAACGCGTACTACTCGCAGCTCGGCGAGGGTCTCCTTGAGTACGTCGGTCCGCTCGTCGACACCCACGTGCACGAGAAGCCGCTGTCGATCGCGCTCCGCGAGATCAACGCGGGTCTGCTGACCTCCGAGGCCATCGAGGGCCCCGCGCAGTAG
- the gmk gene encoding guanylate kinase, whose protein sequence is MAATSRGTSPVPPDVRPRLTVLSGPSGVGKSTVVAHMRTVHPEVWLSVSATTRKPRPGERNGVHYFFVDDEEFDKLVANGELLEWAEFAGNRYGTPRRAVLDRLEAGEPVLLEIDLQGARLVRESMADARLVFLAPPSWEELVRRLTGRGTEAPEVIERRLAAAKVELAAEAEFDTTLVNTSVEDVARELLALMLQT, encoded by the coding sequence ATGGCTGCAACATCCCGGGGGACGTCCCCCGTACCCCCGGACGTACGTCCGCGGCTGACCGTGCTCTCCGGCCCCTCGGGGGTCGGCAAGAGCACGGTCGTCGCTCATATGCGCACAGTGCACCCCGAGGTCTGGCTCTCCGTGTCGGCGACGACACGCAAGCCGCGTCCCGGGGAGCGCAACGGCGTGCACTACTTCTTCGTGGACGACGAGGAGTTCGACAAGCTCGTCGCCAACGGCGAGCTGCTGGAGTGGGCCGAGTTCGCGGGCAACCGCTACGGCACGCCGCGCCGCGCCGTGCTGGACCGCCTGGAGGCCGGGGAACCGGTCCTGCTGGAGATCGACCTCCAGGGCGCCCGGCTGGTCCGCGAGTCGATGGCCGACGCGCGCCTGGTCTTCCTGGCGCCGCCGAGCTGGGAGGAGCTGGTGCGTCGGCTCACCGGCCGGGGCACCGAGGCGCCCGAGGTCATCGAGCGCAGGCTCGCCGCCGCGAAGGTCGAGCTGGCCGCCGAGGCCGAGTTCGATACGACGCTGGTCAACACCTCCGTCGAGGACGTGGCCCGCGAGCTGCTAGCCTTGATGCTTCAGACTTAG
- a CDS encoding integration host factor, with the protein MALPPLTPEQRAAALEKAAAARRERAEVKNRLKHSGASLHEVIKQGQENDVIGKMKVSALLESLPGVGKVRAKQIMERLGISESRRVRGLGSNQIASLEREFGVSGA; encoded by the coding sequence GTGGCTCTTCCGCCCCTTACCCCTGAACAGCGCGCAGCCGCGCTCGAAAAGGCCGCCGCGGCTCGCCGGGAGCGGGCCGAGGTCAAGAATCGACTCAAGCACTCCGGCGCCTCCCTCCACGAGGTCATCAAGCAGGGCCAGGAGAACGACGTCATCGGGAAGATGAAGGTCTCCGCACTGCTGGAATCCCTGCCGGGCGTCGGCAAGGTCCGCGCCAAGCAGATCATGGAGCGTCTCGGCATCTCCGAGAGCCGCCGGGTCAGGGGTCTTGGCTCCAACCAGATCGCATCCCTGGAGCGTGAGTTCGGCGTCAGCGGCGCCTGA
- the pyrF gene encoding orotidine-5'-phosphate decarboxylase, producing MTPEPFGARLRHAMDTRGPLCVGIDPHASLLTSWGLNDDIAGLERFTRTVVEALADRVAVLKPQSAFFERFGSRGVAVLEKAVEEARAAGALVLMDAKRGDIGSTMAAYAATYLDKDSPLFSDAVTVSPYLGFGSLRPALDAAAVSGAGVFVLALTSNPEGAEVQRATAADGRSLAQLMLDHMAAENAGAAPLGSVGAVVGATLGDAGVNLAINGPLLAPGIGAQGATPADLPTVFGDAVGNVVPSVSRGVLRHGPDASGLREAAERFADEVRRAVSGS from the coding sequence GTGACCCCCGAACCCTTCGGCGCCCGCCTGCGCCACGCCATGGACACCCGGGGGCCGCTCTGCGTCGGCATCGACCCGCACGCCTCGCTGCTCACCTCCTGGGGCCTGAACGACGACATCGCGGGCCTGGAGCGCTTCACCCGCACCGTGGTCGAGGCGCTGGCCGACCGGGTCGCCGTCCTCAAGCCGCAGTCCGCCTTCTTCGAGCGCTTCGGCTCGCGTGGCGTCGCCGTCCTGGAGAAAGCCGTCGAAGAGGCACGGGCCGCCGGGGCGCTCGTCCTGATGGACGCCAAGCGCGGCGACATCGGCTCCACCATGGCCGCCTACGCGGCGACCTACCTGGACAAGGACTCCCCGCTCTTCTCCGACGCGGTGACCGTCTCCCCGTACCTCGGCTTCGGCTCGCTGCGACCGGCGCTCGACGCGGCCGCCGTCTCCGGCGCGGGCGTCTTCGTCCTCGCCCTCACCTCCAACCCGGAGGGCGCCGAGGTCCAGCGCGCCACGGCCGCCGACGGCCGTTCGCTCGCCCAGCTGATGCTCGACCACATGGCCGCCGAGAACGCGGGGGCGGCCCCGCTCGGCTCGGTCGGCGCGGTGGTCGGCGCGACGCTCGGCGACGCGGGGGTGAACCTGGCGATCAACGGGCCGCTCCTCGCGCCCGGCATCGGCGCCCAGGGGGCGACCCCGGCGGACCTGCCGACGGTGTTCGGCGACGCCGTCGGCAACGTGGTTCCCAGCGTGAGCCGGGGCGTGCTGCGCCACGGTCCGGACGCGTCCGGGCTGCGCGAAGCGGCCGAACGGTTCGCGGACGAAGTCCGTCGTGCCGTATCCGGCAGTTGA
- a CDS encoding quinone-dependent dihydroorotate dehydrogenase produces the protein MYKFFFRLVFKRMDPEQAHYAAFRWIRLAARIPVLRTFLAAALAPRFKELRTEALGLRMHGPFGLAAGFDKNAVAIDGMAMLGFDHIEIGTVTGEAQPGNPKKRLFRLVADRALINRMGFNNEGSAAVAARLAARNPVFRTTVGVNIGKTKVVPEAEAAADYVKSTEALAAHADYLVVNVSSPNTPGLRNLQATESLRPLLTAVREAADRTVTTRRVPLLVKIAPDLADEDVDAVADLAVELGLDGIIATNTTIAREGLGLKSDPALVGETGGLSGAPLKERSLEVLSRLYARVGDRITLVGVGGVENAEDAWQRILAGATLVQGYSAFIYEGPFYARGIHKGLAARLAASPYATLAEAVGAETRKKAAL, from the coding sequence ATGTACAAGTTCTTCTTCCGGCTGGTCTTCAAGCGGATGGACCCCGAGCAGGCCCACTACGCCGCCTTCCGCTGGATCCGCCTCGCCGCCCGTATCCCCGTCCTGCGTACCTTCCTCGCCGCCGCCCTCGCCCCCCGCTTCAAGGAGCTGCGCACTGAGGCCCTCGGCCTGCGGATGCACGGCCCCTTCGGGCTCGCCGCAGGCTTCGACAAGAACGCGGTCGCCATCGACGGCATGGCCATGCTCGGTTTCGACCACATCGAGATCGGCACCGTCACCGGCGAAGCCCAGCCCGGCAACCCCAAGAAGCGGCTCTTCCGGCTCGTCGCCGACCGCGCGCTGATCAACCGCATGGGCTTCAACAACGAGGGCTCCGCCGCCGTCGCCGCCCGCCTGGCCGCCCGCAACCCGGTCTTCCGCACCACCGTCGGCGTCAACATCGGCAAGACCAAGGTCGTGCCCGAGGCCGAGGCCGCCGCCGACTACGTGAAGTCCACCGAGGCCCTCGCCGCCCACGCCGACTACCTGGTCGTCAACGTCTCCTCGCCCAACACCCCCGGCCTGCGCAACCTCCAGGCCACCGAGTCGCTGCGCCCGCTGCTCACCGCCGTACGCGAGGCCGCCGACCGCACCGTCACCACCCGGCGGGTCCCGCTCCTCGTCAAGATCGCCCCGGACCTCGCCGACGAGGACGTCGACGCCGTCGCCGACCTCGCCGTGGAACTGGGCCTGGACGGCATCATCGCCACCAACACCACCATCGCCCGCGAGGGCCTGGGCCTGAAATCCGACCCCGCCCTGGTGGGAGAGACAGGCGGACTCTCCGGCGCGCCCCTCAAGGAGCGCTCGTTGGAGGTCCTGAGCCGTCTGTACGCCCGCGTGGGGGACCGGATCACCCTGGTGGGCGTCGGGGGCGTCGAGAACGCCGAGGACGCCTGGCAGCGCATCCTGGCCGGGGCCACCCTCGTCCAGGGCTACAGCGCCTTCATCTACGAGGGCCCCTTCTACGCCCGCGGCATCCACAAGGGCCTCGCCGCCCGGCTCGCCGCGTCCCCGTACGCCACCCTCGCCGAGGCCGTCGGCGCCGAGACCCGGAAGAAGGCCGCCCTGTGA